The sequence GTTGCTGCGGATCAGGTTGGTGCCCTTGGCGTAGTCGTGGGAAACGTTGGTGCCCAGCCATTGGTCGAAACCATGCGCCAGCGGCAGCGCGTCCGCGGTCATCTGGTTGGCCGGGTTCGGCGTGCCGAGGTGCCACTTGCCGAACATGCCGGTGACGTAGCCCTGGTGCTTCAGGCCCTCCGCGATCGTCACCTCGCTGGGGTGCATGTAGCGCTGGGATTCCGGTCCCAGCACCCACGAGCCGAAGCCGGAGCGCACCGGGTTGCGGCCGGTGAGCATCGAGTAGCGGGACGCCGTGCAGGCCGAGGAGCCGCAGTAGAACTGAGGGAAATTCAAGCCCTCGCTGACCATCCGCGACAGGTTCGGGGTGTTGATGGTCGGATTCCCGGTGTGGGAGAAATCGCCATACCCGGCGTCATCCAGCAGGATCACGATGACGTTCGGCTTCTCAAGGGCCGGGCGGGCGGTGGCGATGGCGGGCACCAGCAGGGCCAGCGCGGCGAAGAGGGATCGGATCATGGCGGGGAGTCGGGCCGTGGTGGCTGCGACGTTACGTTCCCCGCCCGGGTTGTCGAGCAGCAGTCAGCGTGCAAAATTTCTGCGGAAATCCGTTGGGCTGACCCCGGTGTTCCGGCGGAAGAAATTGAAGAAGTTGGAAGGGGAGGGGAACCCGCATTTCCTCCCGATCTCCGCCACCGGCACCTCGGTTTCCACCAGCAGCCGCTTGGCCTCCTCGCAGCGCCGCCGACGGATCTCCGCCGCGGGATCGATGCCGAAGCGGCTCTCGAACCGCTTCACCAGTGTCTTCGTGGAAACCCCGGCCGCGGCGGCCAGCTCCTGCACCGTGACGCCTCCCAAGGCCTGACGTTCGAACAAGCGCCACGCCCGGTCGAGCGCCGGATCGGATTCCACTGTTCGCGTGCTGCCGCGCACCAGCAGGTCGGTGCAGGGCAGCAGCCACAGGCCTCCCGGCGGCAGGGTTCCGGCCATCCGGCCCGCAATCACCCCGGCAGCCTGCCGCCCGATTTCCTCGCCCGGCGGCACCACGGTGGTGAGCGCGGGTTGGCCGGTGCGTCCGATCAGGCGGTTGCCCTGTCCTACCACCGCCAGATCCGCGGGCACCCGCAGGCCGTTTGCCGCCGCGATTTCCAGGACCCGCACCGCCGCCGGATCATCCTCGCATAGCACCCCGCAGGGTTTCGGGAGGGCGCGGAGAAGCGCCGCCACCTCGTGCTCATCGGCCGCCGGTGCGGTGCCCGGCCACGCGTGGGCCTGTAGCTCGTGGCCATGGCAGGCGATGCCCGCCTCATGGGTGATCGCCCGCAGTTCCTTCAACCGGTGATGGCGGGCGGAACCTTTGGCAATCCGGCGCTCGAGGTAGGCGATGTGGTTCAACCCGAGCTCGCGGAAATGAGCCACTACCAGCCGCGCCAGCGACGGCCAGTCCGTGGCCACCCGCGAGATGCCCGGGGAGGGCGGCGGATCGTCCATGCAGTTCACCACCGGCAGCCCGCGCTCGTCCAAATCCTTCAGCCAACTGGTATGCCCGGCGGTCCAGGTGATCACGGCGTCCACGCCGGTGAGCACTTCCGGCCGGGTGGCCGCCTGATCGAGATCGCACTCCACCAGCCGCCAGCCGCCATGCCGGTCCACATGCGCCATCACGCCCTCCCGGATACGCCGCGCCTGCCCGTAGAACAACGGCAGCGCGAGCATCACGGTGGGAATCCTGGCGGCAGCCATGCCGGTGCACTTTCCCGGAAGTTCCCAAAAAGTGAAGTCGTTTCCATGAAATGATCATGGCCCGTTCCCTCCGCGGGGTGTTGGATCGTGGCTCATCATCCTTTTGTTCATGAAGTTGTTACCCCTGTTCACCGCGCTCGGTTTGCTCCAGTCCGCCTCCGCCGCTCCCTCGAAACCCAACGTCGTTTTCATCTACGCCGATGACCTCGGCTACGGCGACATCGGCTGCAACGGGGCGAAAAACGTCCCCACCCCGAACGTCGACAAGCTCTCGTCCGAAGGCATCAACTTCAGCGACGGCCACGCCGCCTCGTCCACCTGCACGCCCTCGCGCTTCGCCATTCTCACCGGCCAGTATCCCCACCGCCAGAAGGGCACCGGTATCCTGCCCGGCGACGCCGAAATGATCATCAAACCGGGCACCACCACCCTGCCCGCCATCTTCAAGAAGGCCGGCTATGCCACCGGCGCGGTCGGCAAGTGGCACCTCGGTCTCGGCTCCGGCGAGGTCGATTGGAACGGCGAGATCAAGCCCAGCCCGAACGACATCGGCTTCGACGAATCCTTCATCATGGCCGCCACCGGCGACCGCGTCCCCACCGTCTACATCCGCAACCACCGGGTGGAGAACCTCGATCCCGCCGACCCCATCGAGGTGAACTACAAGAAACCCTTCCCCGGCCTGCCCGATGGCAAGAAGGACCGCGCCACCCTCAAGATGGACTGGAGCGCCGGCCACAACATGGCCGTTATCAACGGCGTCGGCCGCATCGGCTACATGAAGGGCGGCACCAAGGCGATCTGGAAGGACGACCAGATGTCCCAGGACTTCACCCGCGAGGCCCTCGGCTTCATCGAGCGCCACAAGGACCAGCCCTTCTTCCTCTACTTCGCCACCCACAACATCCACGTCCCGCGCGTGCCGAACGCCATGTTCCTCGACAAGGGCAGCATGGGCCTGCGCGGTGCCTCCATCGCCGAGTTCGATTGGCAGGTCGGCCAGGTCATGCAGACGCTCGACAAGCTCGGCCTCGCCGAAAACACGATGGTCATCGTCAGCAGCGACAACGGCCCGGTGGTCGACGATGGCTACAAGGACGGGGCCCAGGAAAAGCTCGGCGACCACAAGCCCGCCGGCCCCTACAACGGCGGCAAATACAGCCTCTTCGAAGGCGGCACCCGCGTGCCCTTCATCGTCCGTTGGAAGGGCAAGGTGAAGCCTGGTACCAGCACCGCCATCGTCAGCCAGATCGACTTCGCCTCCAGCTTCGCCGCCATGACCGGTGTCCCGCTCGCTAACGGAGAGGCCCCGGACAGCCTCGATGTCCTGCCCGCGCTATTGGGCGAATCCCAGCAAGGCCGCGCGTGGCTCATCGAGGACAGCATCCCCGGCAACCGCCTCGCCCTCCGCGAAGGCGATTGGAAGCTCCTCGAAGCCGGCGGGCGGTTCCCGCTCCAGCTTTTCAACCTCAAGGACGACATCGGCGAGAAGCACAACCTCGCTGCGGACAAGCCAGAGATCGTCGAGCGCCTCGGCAAGCGCCTGGGAGAACTCCGTCATGCCGCCGCCACCCGTCCCCAGTCCTGACATCCCCCTGCCTCACGCCCCGGCCACCTCCGCGGTCCGGGGCGTTTTTGTTTTCCCGCGGAACAGGGATCTGCCGAAGTAGCGCGCGAATGGCCGACGACCCGCCGAACCCCTATGCGCCGCCCTCCACCCCATCCGCCCCCGATCTTCAACGGGGACTGTGGAAATGCGATGGCTGCGACCTGTGGGTGCGGACCGGCGTGCTCATTCCCGACGTGGACCTGCTGACCGGCGAAGTCCAGCCGCCGGACGCGCCGCTTCGACAGATTTCCCTCATGCCCTGGAACGTGCGATTCCTAGTCCTCATGGGAGTGGGAGTTGGAGGGATCATCGGCCTTGAGATGGGAGGATCGCACCTCGGATTTCGGATTCCCCTTCTGGCATCCGTCGCCATGCTGTGGATCGTTTCCACCGTGGTGGGACGCTGGGCCAAGGTCCCGGTATGGCTGATCCGCTACCGCCAGTCGCGCCACTCCCCGTGCCGCCGCGCGCGTCCGGTTATGATCTGGCTGGCCTGCCTGTTGGGAGCCTTCGCAGTTAGCGCAATCGCCGCCGCGTTCCTTCACTCGATGCCGGTCGGGGACCGGATTTCCCCCATTGTGACGGGTGGCCTCCTGACGTTGCCCGCGTTTCTGACGCTCGTCGCCGGCGGATGGTTGCTGAGGAACAAGGGCGCGTTGGGGCACGGAGGCCGCTCCGGCGATTGGCTGCTGCTGCGCGGCGTCCACCCTGCGGCCCTCGCCTATCTGGCGGGACTGCCCGTCTTCGTGCCGCCACCTGTCCATCCCGAGGCCCGGACCTATGTGATGCATCTGGCGAAGTGTCCGCTCCGTGAATGGTTCCCCATCGTGGGACGGAAGTTCCGGCCTTGCCTGAACATCCTGCTGGCCAAGCTGCTTAACCGCCATGCGCTCGACAGCCAGGCCGTGATCCATCTGAAACCGATCCTGCTGGGCCCGCAGGCCATCTCTCCCGAATTCGTCGCCCAAGTCCGCGAACGGGAATCGGCCCTGCTCGCGGAGGGCTGGCAGGAAGTTGGCTGGAACCTGATTCCCATCCCGGACCGTTTCAACAGCCGCATGGAGAGCGCCTGCTTCTTCCATCCCGACCACCGCCATCTGCTGCACCTCTCCCTCACGCGGGGAGACTCCTACACCGGGATACTGAAAACCGCCATTCGCTCCTGGCTGCCGGACGGCACCTTGCTCGTCACCACCGACGAACTGTGCTTCACCAGCGTCCTGCCACCGGAGTGCGAGTGGGAAGCACTGCCCGGCATTCCCCACGCCGAACTCATCCACAAGCACATGCGGAAATCCGCGGCGCGCGGTGCGGTGGCACTCCCGGATGCCCGCGATGGCCTCGACCGCTTGGTCCGGATGAACCTTGCCAACCACGCCCGGATGCACGCGAAAAAAATCTGTGGGCCGCTCGAAGATATTTCGCCTTAAAATGTTGACACCCGGGGTCGGTTGAGGTCTTCTCTGCGCCCCGCCGCAAGGCAAACGCACTCGTAGCTCAATTGGATAGAGCGTCTGACTACGGATCAGAAGGTTTGGGGTTCGAGTCCCTACGAGTGCGCCACTCAATTTTTACCACTGGTTTCGGGGCGTAGCGCAGTCTGGTAGCGCGCTTCGTTCGGGACGAAGAGGCCGTGGGTTCGAATCCCGCCGCCCCGACCATGGTAGAACCTCGTAAAACCCCTTGTTTCAAGGGGTTTTGTCGTTTTGAGCTGTAAAGCCAAACTCCGCCAGCGTCCGGCGTGATCCGCCGAAATCCGGAAAAACGGTGCAATTTTGGCAACTGAAATGGCAACTATTTTGATTTCGTTAACCATCGCCGCCTGGAGACGAGAACGTCAGTTCGTCACCCTTGATCGCCGTCCGCGGTTGGCTTGAATGATTCCATGCTCCACTCTGCCGATATCGCAGTTTGCAGTCAGGAACAGCAGGACCAACTTCTCCAGTTCGTCCGGCTTGGTCAGCTGTTCGAACTCATGGATTGGGTTGAGGCAGGGAGCCCTACCCTGTGCCCGGATTACGAAAAGCCCCGGGTGAAGCCTTCGGCCATCCACGAAGCTGTTAGGCGGGGCAACCACAGCATGTTTCGCTTTCTGTGGGAGAAATGCTGGCAACGTGCGTGGGAACTCGACGGGTTGCTCTCCTCGGTTCTGGATCACGGGGGTAATGCGGCCTGTGAAATCGCCAGATTTCTCATTCACGAAGGATTCTCGCTCGAACGATTGCGTGCCTCTGCCGTTTTTAGGACTCACGACGATGGGCTGATTCGGTTGGCGCTTGAACGCGGGCTGAGCGTCAGATCTCCCAACGGTTTCGCCTGCGCCTTGGCGCTCACCGGATATTCCAAGCACCTCATTCGCCTCTACCGGGAACTTCGCGAAGATTATCCCGACCTCGTGACGGAAGGGCTGCTTGCACTCCGTGATGCGGTCGAGGATCGCAAAATCCGAGCCGCGGCTTTGCTCACTTGGGCGGGGGTGGATGCTTTGAAGCGGATACCAAGCGAGCCGTATGAGGAAGAGTCGATCAAGGCATCCGAAGAAGAGCCCGATTTGATTTCGGCTCTCGACGGGGTCCGCCTGGACGAAAAGACCCGCGACCTTCTAAAGGCGTTGAAGGTGGAGGTCACCGAGGACGTGTGGTTCAAGTTTCTCGACCAAGCCGGCTGGCTCGACATCAACTTCTTTGCCGACGTTTATCATTGGGTTCCGAAGCCGGAGGAAATGCTCTCCACGAACCCAGAGCGAGCCGCCAAGGTGGCAACGTCCCTCGTGAGGCACCTTGAAGGCTGGGACTGGATTCCGGGAAGTGCCTCCAAGCAGTGGCGCAGGCTGGAAGTCTGTGAGTATCTCACATGGCTAGGCACGCCGATGCTGGTCGCTGAATCGGATTCCGATGTGCGCCAATTCCGCCGCAGCCTGAGCAAAGTCTCGGACTCCAAGGCCGCCGTGCGTATTCTGTGGTTGATTCACGAGAAAGGCGACGAGGCACAGCGCTCTCGCCTCCGGGAGGTCATCAGGACGCCCGCGATGCAGGTGTTGGTGCGTCAGCATGATCGGTTCCTTCTTGGTGACCTCGGTTTGGGGCCCAAGGCTCTGGCGAAGGTAAAGCCGGGCAAAAGGGACCGGCCATGGCGGTTGGAAACATACAAACCGCCAACACCCTGCCAGAAACCGCCCAAGGTGAGGGAGGAGCCTAGGCCGCCAGCCGGGCCAACCTACTACGTTTCGCCGGAGCCTGCTCCTGCCCGGAAAGGTTATTGGAATCGCTACAGCCACTTTCACCGCAACGGATAAAATCCTAACGGCCGCCGGGATTGCAGCGGTCGCCGACATGCTCCACATTCTTGGCGACATGGCGTCCCCCCGTTCAAACAAGCCGTCCGGCTTCCCGGAGTTCGCGGTGCGCCGGGAAACCATTTCCGGCTACTTCCATCCTCCGTTGCCACGCAGCACGTTTCACGACTTCGTGAAAAAGGGGAAGATCGTGCCGTTCAAGGACCTGAGAGGCTTCTACAAGCTCAACGACTCGCTCCGGCGTCTGGGGCTGAGGGAAGTGGCTTCTTTACCCGTCGAGGTGCCAAAGCGATCCATGGAGGATATCCTCCGGTTGGCATTCAGCCTCATTGATCCATTGCTGTTCCCAGAGCCTCCTTGGCTTTCGGCTGTGGATGCCTTGGACGTCCGGGAGATCGACCATGCAACGCTTCAAGCGAGGCTTCATTTCGAGCAGCTCAGTGAATTTACCACCGCAGAGGAAAAGCTGGCCTATTTCAATGGGATCCTACACGCGCAAGTGATGCTGGAGGCAAGTGCATCGAGGGACGGTATGAACGATTAGATCCATCGGGTGGAAGCGTGGGGTCGGGCGTTGCAGACCGGAAATTATGGCCTAATAGTGGACCAGTTAACGAAGGAAATCCTTCATCCTTACCCCTCCCATCCCCACTCATGATCGATACCATCCACTTCTTATCCGCTTGGAAGGTGACACGGGACCATCCCGATTGGGAAATTCGTGAGAATAAAGTTGTGACCGCAACCGGAGAACCGGTCGACGAAGGCTCGTTGCTCGTGAGGCATCGCAAACTGAAGATTCGTGCTAAGGGAAGCCTCACTAGCCGGAAGCTCACCTTCTTCTCGGTTCCCAGTCTCTCCCAACTGCTGTTCGGCCAGAATGGCGTTCCTCTCAATGGGCAGCCGGATATCGATGCGGCGTTGGAGGTTCTGGATCGCCTGTTTGCTCAGGTTGCCGAACCGGAGAACGGGGCGAAGCGCAGATACAAGCGTGTGGACATGTCGTTGAATTTGGTCAATGCGCCCTTCGAACGAATCGAACCGGTGATCCAGCGTGCCGCCCTTCCCGGCAGCAGGCTGGCTGTGCGGCATTACGTGGGAGAGTCACTCACGTTTTACCGCAACCAAACGGAACTTCAGATCTACAACAAGACCAAGAAGGCTGGTGCGGATGGTCTGTTGGATCCCACCAAGCACGAGCAGGTCACGCGCATGGAACTCCGCCTCCACAACGATGACTTGGATAGGGAGTTGGCTCGCAGCCCCGGCAAAGGGGTGCAAGAACTGGACATCATGGATTGCTACCGGGTTTTCCGGAAGCATGTGATGAGCCTCACAGATGGAAATCAGGAGGGGATCAGGGTCGTCCCGGAGATCACAGGCATCGATTCGTATCTGGCCTATGTGAGCACCCGTGATGCCGGGCTATTCGACGCCTACGTTTCCACCAAATCGTCGGATTGGCAGCGTCAACTGAAGCGGAAGGTCGCGAAGCTGGCCCCGGCAATGGCGGAAGTCCCCGTAAATTGGGATCTGGTGCTTCCTGAGGGGCATCCTCCGGCACAGACACAGATCATCGTTCCGGGATCCATGCCCGGCTATCTTCGCCCCATCGTGGAGGAAGTGCTTTCGAGCCGTGGCATGGGGAGAGGAGCGCACCTGCTTCACGACAGACATTTGGAACGATAGATCCTGGGACGTTGACGCAAAGAGGGTGTAGGTCACGCCGCTAGGCGTGACCGGAGCCTGGGAGGCGCTCCAGTCTCGATATATGAGCGCGGAGGGCAGAGACGGGCGAAGCTTGCGTAGCACGTCGATCGGCCGACGTGCGAAGGAGCCCGAAGGGGACCGCGCGGAGCGCGGGATCGAGAATGTGAGAGCGCTCCTAGCGAGCGGGAAGAGTGTCCGGGATGCCGGTGCCAATTGGCGTCGATCTCAATTCCTGCCTCCCTATCCAAGATCGCGCTGGTACTCCCGGATGAAGCTGTGATACTTCTTCCATGTACACGACACTCGATTCGTCAGCGGAATGCGATGGAGAAGTTGACGCCGCCGATTATCCGTCTCTTCAGGTTGCCGACTGTGAGGTGCTGACTGACGCATGGCCGCCGTTGCTCTCCGACCTTGTGGCCCTCTGGGGGCTTTCTGTTGGGGTTGACCCTCTTACCGCCGCCGCCCTTATCCTCGACGTTGCCGGTGGCATCGCCGGAAATACGGTAAGATTGAACGTGCCGTATGTTGGGGAGATCGGGTGCAACCTCCAGCTCGCTGTTGTCCGCGATCAGGTGCCGGCATTGCGCAGGGGCCTTCTACGGCT comes from Luteolibacter sp. LG18 and encodes:
- a CDS encoding substrate-binding domain-containing protein, translated to MAAARIPTVMLALPLFYGQARRIREGVMAHVDRHGGWRLVECDLDQAATRPEVLTGVDAVITWTAGHTSWLKDLDERGLPVVNCMDDPPPSPGISRVATDWPSLARLVVAHFRELGLNHIAYLERRIAKGSARHHRLKELRAITHEAGIACHGHELQAHAWPGTAPAADEHEVAALLRALPKPCGVLCEDDPAAVRVLEIAAANGLRVPADLAVVGQGNRLIGRTGQPALTTVVPPGEEIGRQAAGVIAGRMAGTLPPGGLWLLPCTDLLVRGSTRTVESDPALDRAWRLFERQALGGVTVQELAAAAGVSTKTLVKRFESRFGIDPAAEIRRRRCEEAKRLLVETEVPVAEIGRKCGFPSPSNFFNFFRRNTGVSPTDFRRNFAR
- a CDS encoding arylsulfatase: MKLLPLFTALGLLQSASAAPSKPNVVFIYADDLGYGDIGCNGAKNVPTPNVDKLSSEGINFSDGHAASSTCTPSRFAILTGQYPHRQKGTGILPGDAEMIIKPGTTTLPAIFKKAGYATGAVGKWHLGLGSGEVDWNGEIKPSPNDIGFDESFIMAATGDRVPTVYIRNHRVENLDPADPIEVNYKKPFPGLPDGKKDRATLKMDWSAGHNMAVINGVGRIGYMKGGTKAIWKDDQMSQDFTREALGFIERHKDQPFFLYFATHNIHVPRVPNAMFLDKGSMGLRGASIAEFDWQVGQVMQTLDKLGLAENTMVIVSSDNGPVVDDGYKDGAQEKLGDHKPAGPYNGGKYSLFEGGTRVPFIVRWKGKVKPGTSTAIVSQIDFASSFAAMTGVPLANGEAPDSLDVLPALLGESQQGRAWLIEDSIPGNRLALREGDWKLLEAGGRFPLQLFNLKDDIGEKHNLAADKPEIVERLGKRLGELRHAAATRPQS